In the Deferribacter desulfuricans SSM1 genome, TCTTTAATAAAAGTAGCCACATTTTTGTTTGAAATCACTTCACACTCAAGCTGTTTTGCACCAAAGACATCAGGAGATACCTCAATTTTTAAGTCATTTTTAACCGTTACCTGACAGCTCAGTCTTACCCCTTCCTTTTCCTCCCTTTTTGAAATATGTGATAGCTCTGTAGGGAGAATATCACCACCACCTTCCAACACCTTCACTTTACACAAACCACATGTTCCCTGGCCACCACAAGCAGAAGATAAATAAATCCCATTTTCAGCCAATGCAAATAAAAGCTTACCACCTTTTTGTGTAACTAATGGCTCTTTTTCATCATTTATATAAATTTTTACTTCGCCTGTTTGAACAAGCTTACTTTTTGCATATAAAATAACAGCTACAAGCATCAAAATAATAAATGTAAAAGATAATACCCCTAAAACTATTTCTATCAAAATCCCACCTCAATACTCTATAATTTTATTCCTGAAAAAATCATAAAAGCAATTGCCATTAAACCAGCTACAATAAAGGTTAAACCGACCCCTTCAAGCCCTTTAGGTGGATTGCTATATTTTAATTTATCTCTTATACCTGCAAGTAAGATAATTGCCAAAGCCCAACCCATACCTGATCCAAGCCCATACACTATCGATTCAATATGTGTATATTCTCTTTGAACCATAAAGAGAGAGCCACCCAATATTGCACAATTTACAGTAATTAACGGAAGATAAATACCAAGTGAGTTGTAGAGTTTTGGAAAAAACTTATCCACAACCATTTCCAAAATTTGAACCATCGCAGCAATCACACCAATGTATGATACAAGTCCAATAAACGATAAATCTACATTTTTCAAACCAAGCCAGCTCAAAGCTCCGTCTCTTAGAATATATTGATAAAGGACATTGTTAGCTGGCACTGTAATAAACTGCACAATGATAACAGCCATCCCAAGCCCAACAGCTGTTTCCATCTTTTTAGAAACAGCTATAAATGTACACATACCAAGGAAAAAGGATAATGCCATATTTTCTATAAATATAGATTTTACAAAAAGACTAAGCAAATGCTCAAGCATCATAATCCC is a window encoding:
- the nqrE gene encoding NADH:ubiquinone reductase (Na(+)-transporting) subunit E, which codes for MLEHLLSLFVKSIFIENMALSFFLGMCTFIAVSKKMETAVGLGMAVIIVQFITVPANNVLYQYILRDGALSWLGLKNVDLSFIGLVSYIGVIAAMVQILEMVVDKFFPKLYNSLGIYLPLITVNCAILGGSLFMVQREYTHIESIVYGLGSGMGWALAIILLAGIRDKLKYSNPPKGLEGVGLTFIVAGLMAIAFMIFSGIKL